A stretch of DNA from Azospirillaceae bacterium:
GGGGCGGAGATGTATGTGCTGCGCCAGCGCGGCAAGCACGTGCGCTGCCTGTTGCTGCCCACCGACCTCAGCGCGGCCCGCCCCGAACGCCTTTCGCTGTGCGCCGAACTGAATTGAGACCGGCCACAACCAAATGAAGTAACCCAAAAGTTATGCAATTGCGGCGCCTTGCGGGTTTTTAGCATTTTATTGCAAGAGGGTGGCGAGACGGGCACACTTCGCCCAAAGCGTGGGCGCTTCAACCTATGGCGATCCACGGACAAGGACGGCTCCACCGAAAGGCCGTCCCGACAGGGAGGAGACCCGAATGACGACGACGCCCGAAAAGCGCACGGCGAAGGGCCGCCGCAGCTTCCTGAAAACGGTCGGCGCCGGCGCGGCGGCCGCAGCGGCCGGCGGAGCGGTGTTGGCGAAACCGAACGTCAGCCGCGCCCAAACGGTGGTGTTCCGCTTCCAATCCACTTGGCCCCAGCGCGACATCTTCCACGAATACGCGCAGGATTACGCCAAGAAGGTCAACGAGATGAGCGGCGGCCGCCTGCGCCTGGAGGTGCTGGCGGCGGGCGCGGTCGTGGGGGCGTTCCAGCTTATGGACGCGGTTAGCGCGGGTGCGCTCGACGGCGGCCACGGCGTTGCGGCCTATTGGTACGGCAAGAACAAGGCGGCATCCCTGTTCGGCACCCCCGCGCCGTTCGGCTGGAACGCCAACGAGCTTCTGGGCTGGGTCAACTACGGGGGGGGCCAGCAGCTCTACGACCGGCTGCTGAAGGACATCCTGAAGGTCAACGTCGTCAGCCACTTCTACGGCCCGATGCCGACCCAGCCGTTCGGCTGGTTCCGGCGCGAGATAAATTCGGCCGACCAGTTGCGCGGCCTGAAGTACCGCACCGTCGGTCTGGCGGCCGACCTGTACCAGGCCCTGGGGGTGGCGGTGACCATCGTTCCAGGCGGCGAAATCGTACCCGCCATGGATCGCGGCCTGATCGACGCGGCCGAATTCAACAACCCGTCCTCGGACCGGGTGCTGGGCTTCCCCGACGTCAGCAAGCTCTACTATGTGCAGAGCTATCACCAGGTCATCGAATGCTTCGAGGTCATGTTCAACGCCATCAAGTACAACCAGTTGGCGGCTGAGCAGAAGGCCATGCTGAAGTACGCGGCCGAAGCCGCCTCGGCCGACATGTCCTGGAAGGCGATGGACCGCTATTCCAAGGACCTGAACGAAATGCGCGAGAAGCAGGGCGTCCGGGTCATCAAGACCCCCGACAGCATCCTGCAGGCACAGCTCCAGGCCTGGGACCAGGTCATCAACAACCTGTCCAGCGATCCCTTCTTCAAGGAGGTCGTGGAAAGCCAGCGGGCCTGGGCGCGGCGCGTGGTTGCGCTCCGCCAGGAGATGGAGGTGCCGAGCGACGTGGCCTACAACCACTTCTTCCGGCGCGGCTGAAGCCCGGTCGAGGGGCGGTCCCAAAGGGCCGCCCCTTTCGCATGGGCGCTTCCATCCTGAACGAGGTCCCCGCGTGCAGACGTTCCTGCTCCTGATCGACCGCGTCAACACATGGGTCGGCAAGACTTTCGCCTGGGCGATCGTCCTGCTGACCATACAGGTCACCTATGAAGTGATGATGCGGTACCTCTTCAATTCGCCCACCAACTGGGGTTTCGACGCCAGTTACATGCTGTACGGCGCGCTGTTCATGATGGCGGGGGCCTATACGCTGGCACGCAATGGGCATGTCCGCGGCGATTTCCTGTACCGGAACTTCGGTGTGCGCGGGCAGGCCTGGATGGACCTGATCCTCTACTTCCTGTTCTTCTTCCCGGCCATCTTCGCTTTCATCTACTATGGGTATTCCTTTGCGCGGCTGAGCTGGCTGATCAACGAGCACTCGATGTTCAGCCCGGCCGGCCTGCTGATCTGGCCGTTCAAAGCACTGATTCCCGTCGCCGGGATCCTGCTGCTGCTGCAGGGCGTGGCCGAGGTGATCCGCTGCGTGATCGCCATCCGCACCGGCCGGTGGCCCGACCGCCTCCACGACGTGGAGGAAACGGAACGCATCATCCTGGAACATGCCAACAAGGCGGCCGCGGGCGAGGAGGCCGTCCGATGACCGACCCGATGCTCGGCATCCTGATGCTGGTGCTGTTCCTCGGCTTCATCCTGCTGGGGTTCCCGATCGCCTTCACGCTCATGGCCATGGGCCTGGGCTTCGGCTACCTGGGCATGGGCCCGATCGTCTTCGACCTGCTGGTGCAACGCGCCTACGGGACCATGACGAACGACGTGCTCATCTCGGTCCCGCTGTTCGTGTTCATGGGCTATATCATCGAGCGGGCGAACATCCTCGACCGGCTGTTCCGCAGCCTGCAGCTCGCCTCCGGCGCGCTGCCGGGAGCGCTCGCCGTGGCAACGCTGATCACCTGCACACTGTTCGCCACCGCCACGGGCATCGTCGGCGCGGTGGTCACGCTGATGGGCCTGCTGGCATTCCCGGCGATGCTGCGCGCTGGCTACGACACCCGGCTGTCGGCAGGCGTGGTGTGTGCGGGCGGGTGCCTGGGCATTCTGATCCCGCCGTCGATCATGCTGATCCTGTACGGGGCCACCGCCGGCGTGTCCGTCGTCCGCCTGTACGCGGCGGCCTTCTTCCCGGGCCTGCTTCTGGCCGGCGGCTACGTCCTGTACGTGATCGTGCGGGCCATGCTGCGGCCCCACGAGGCGCCGAGGCTGCCCGCGGAGGAGCGCAACGTCCCGGTGGGCACGGTCTTCTACGAGCTGGCGGTCTCGTTCTTCCCGCTGGCCCTGCTGATCGCCACTGTGCTGGGTGCCATTCTGTTCGGGCTCGCATTGCCGTCCGAAGCGGCGGCCCTCGGGTCGCTCGGCGCGTTGGTCCTGGCCATGGCCTATCGCGCCCTGACCGTCGAGAAGCTGAAGGAGTCCGTGTTCCTGACGGCCCGCACCACCGCCATGGTGTGCTGGCTGTTCGTTGGCTCCAACCTGTTCTCGGGCGTATTCGGTTTCCTGGGCGGGCAGCAACTGGTCGAGCAGTGGATCCTGTCGCTGAACCTGTCGCCGTTCCTGTTCATGGTGCTGGCCCAGATCGTCATCTTCATCCTCGGCTGGCCGCTGGAGTGGACGGAGATCATCATCATCTTCGTGCCGATCTTCCTGCCGCTCCTGGATGATTTCGGGATCAACCCCGTCTTCTTCGGCGTCCTTCTGGCGCTGAACCTGCAGACATCGTTCCTTTCGCCGCCGGTGGCCATGGCGACCTTCTACCTGAAGGGCGTGGCGCCTCCCCACGTGAAGCTCGAACAGATCTTCTCCGGCGTGATGCCGCACATCTACATCGTCATCGGCATCATGCTGCTGGTCTACC
This window harbors:
- a CDS encoding TRAP transporter substrate-binding protein translates to MTTTPEKRTAKGRRSFLKTVGAGAAAAAAGGAVLAKPNVSRAQTVVFRFQSTWPQRDIFHEYAQDYAKKVNEMSGGRLRLEVLAAGAVVGAFQLMDAVSAGALDGGHGVAAYWYGKNKAASLFGTPAPFGWNANELLGWVNYGGGQQLYDRLLKDILKVNVVSHFYGPMPTQPFGWFRREINSADQLRGLKYRTVGLAADLYQALGVAVTIVPGGEIVPAMDRGLIDAAEFNNPSSDRVLGFPDVSKLYYVQSYHQVIECFEVMFNAIKYNQLAAEQKAMLKYAAEAASADMSWKAMDRYSKDLNEMREKQGVRVIKTPDSILQAQLQAWDQVINNLSSDPFFKEVVESQRAWARRVVALRQEMEVPSDVAYNHFFRRG
- a CDS encoding TRAP transporter small permease subunit; translation: MQTFLLLIDRVNTWVGKTFAWAIVLLTIQVTYEVMMRYLFNSPTNWGFDASYMLYGALFMMAGAYTLARNGHVRGDFLYRNFGVRGQAWMDLILYFLFFFPAIFAFIYYGYSFARLSWLINEHSMFSPAGLLIWPFKALIPVAGILLLLQGVAEVIRCVIAIRTGRWPDRLHDVEETERIILEHANKAAAGEEAVR
- a CDS encoding TRAP transporter large permease subunit; protein product: MTDPMLGILMLVLFLGFILLGFPIAFTLMAMGLGFGYLGMGPIVFDLLVQRAYGTMTNDVLISVPLFVFMGYIIERANILDRLFRSLQLASGALPGALAVATLITCTLFATATGIVGAVVTLMGLLAFPAMLRAGYDTRLSAGVVCAGGCLGILIPPSIMLILYGATAGVSVVRLYAAAFFPGLLLAGGYVLYVIVRAMLRPHEAPRLPAEERNVPVGTVFYELAVSFFPLALLIATVLGAILFGLALPSEAAALGSLGALVLAMAYRALTVEKLKESVFLTARTTAMVCWLFVGSNLFSGVFGFLGGQQLVEQWILSLNLSPFLFMVLAQIVIFILGWPLEWTEIIIIFVPIFLPLLDDFGINPVFFGVLLALNLQTSFLSPPVAMATFYLKGVAPPHVKLEQIFSGVMPHIYIVIGIMLLVYLFPGLALWLPEQVYR